From the genome of Hemiscyllium ocellatum isolate sHemOce1 chromosome 15, sHemOce1.pat.X.cur, whole genome shotgun sequence, one region includes:
- the LOC132822637 gene encoding beta-1,3-galactosyltransferase 5-like: MFPRKIHFLCYRLVLVLSLFLLLSQWLSSPPQHSRKELGASPVPRRVFLVRPDSECDREPPFLVLLVTTRPEEMLERAAIRETWGTERHLQTGRISTFFLLGHGGMYQRQIQQESRSHRDILQGDFIDTYYNLTEKVLLGLEWVHRFCPSARFVMKTDSDMFVNVFYLSQLLSSKNTTGFFSGQLMRDIRPIRSKAHKWYVSEEEFAPALYPRYCSGTGYVLSGDMAGKIWAVSRSIPLLKLEDVYVGLCLTRLAVSPVPVSSRRVFFTRHVPFSVCRYHSLVTSHRVSPSQLRLYWKSLQEAELSECPLIP; this comes from the coding sequence aTGTTTCCCAGGAAAATCCATTTCCTGTGCTACCGCCTTGTGCTGGTTCTGAGCCTGTTCCTCCTGCTCTCCCAGTGGCTGTCCTCCCCACCGCAGCACAGTCGCAAGGAGCTGGGAGCCTCTCCGGTGCCCAGACGCGTCTTCCTGGTGAGGCCGGACTCGGAGTGTGATAGGGAGCCTCCCTTCCTCGTGCTTCTGGTGACGACCAGGCCGGAGGAGATGTTGGAGCGAGCCGCAATCCGGGAGacgtgggggacagagaggcacCTCCAGACCGGGCGCATCAGCACATTCTTCCTGCTCGGACACGGGGGCATGTACCAGAGACAGATCCAGCAGGAGAGCCGGTCCCACCGGGATATTCTCCAGGGGGACTTCATTGACACCTATTACAATTTAACGGAGAAGGTGTTGCTGGGTTTGGAATGGGTCCATCGATTTTGTCCTTCAGCCCGTTTCGTCATGAAGACAGACTCGGACATGTTTGTCAATGTCTTCTACCTGAGCCAGCTGCTGAGCAGCAAGAACACCACGGGTTTCTTCAGCGGTCAGCTCATGAgggacattcggcccatcaggagCAAGGCCCACAAATGGTATGTCAGCGAGGAGGAGTTTGCCCCCGCCCTCTATCCCCGCTACTGTTCGGGAACGGGCTACGTCCTCTCCGGCGACATGGCTGGGAAGATCTGGGCCGTGTCCAGATCCATTCCTCTCCTCAAACTTGAAGATGTTTATGTGGGCCTCTGCTTGACCAGGTTGGCAGTCTCCCCTGTCCCGGTGAGCAGCCGGCGGGTCTTTTTCACCCGTCATGTGCCCTTCTCGGTTTGCCGCTATCATTCACTTGTCACCTCGCACAGGGTGAGTCCATCTCAGCTGCGTCTGTACTGGAAATCCCTGCAAGAGGCTGAGCTATCAGAGTGCCCTTTGATCCCTTAA